In Streptomyces sp. NBC_01381, a genomic segment contains:
- a CDS encoding LLM class flavin-dependent oxidoreductase, whose protein sequence is MSLRLSTVILPVTRWHEGGKERWRRAEELGFHTAYTYDHLSWRTFRDGPWFGAVPTLTAAAAATDRLRLGTLVTSPNFRHPVTLAKDLITLDDVSDGRITLGIGAGGNGFDATSLLKTGEEPWTPRERADHFGEFVPLLDRLLTEDVVSYDGEYYSASEVRNIPGCVQRPRLPFAVAATGPRGLKLAARHGQAWVTTGDPKLFENGTPEQSLQAIRGQAEKLGAACEAIGRDVAELDKILLTGFTPDRPLDSFDAFIDFAGNHAELGFNEIVLHWPLPGTDFAADEKLFERIATEALVQLGGATPGA, encoded by the coding sequence ATGAGTTTGCGTCTGAGCACAGTGATCCTGCCCGTCACCCGCTGGCACGAGGGCGGCAAGGAGCGCTGGCGGCGGGCCGAGGAGCTGGGCTTCCACACCGCGTACACCTACGACCACCTCTCCTGGCGGACCTTCCGTGACGGGCCCTGGTTCGGCGCGGTGCCGACCCTGACCGCCGCCGCGGCCGCCACCGACCGGCTGCGCCTGGGCACGCTGGTCACCTCGCCGAACTTCCGGCATCCGGTGACCCTCGCCAAGGACCTGATCACCCTCGACGACGTGTCCGACGGCCGGATCACCCTCGGCATCGGCGCGGGCGGCAACGGCTTCGACGCCACCTCGCTGCTCAAGACCGGCGAGGAGCCCTGGACGCCGCGCGAGCGGGCCGACCACTTCGGAGAGTTCGTTCCGCTGCTCGACCGCCTTCTTACAGAAGACGTCGTTTCGTACGACGGCGAGTACTACTCGGCGTCCGAGGTGCGGAACATCCCGGGCTGCGTGCAGCGCCCCCGGCTGCCCTTCGCGGTGGCCGCCACCGGTCCGCGCGGGCTGAAGCTGGCCGCGCGCCACGGCCAGGCATGGGTGACCACCGGCGACCCGAAGCTCTTCGAGAACGGCACCCCGGAGCAGTCACTTCAAGCCATTCGCGGCCAGGCCGAGAAGCTCGGCGCCGCATGCGAGGCGATCGGCCGCGATGTCGCCGAGCTCGACAAGATCCTTCTCACCGGATTCACGCCGGATCGCCCTCTCGACTCCTTCGACGCGTTCATCGACTTCGCCGGCAACCACGCTGAGCTGGGCTTCAACGAGATCGTGCTGCACTGGCCGCTGCCGGGGACGGACTTCGCGGCAGACGAGAAGCTCTTCGAGCGGATCGCCACGGAGGCCCTGGTCCAGCTGGGCGGCGCCACACCAGGGGCGTAA
- a CDS encoding Cof-type HAD-IIB family hydrolase → MTSATPRPRTPAASVPHRPTARLIATDLDGTLLRDDKSVSDRTVAALAAAEEAGIEVFFVTGRPARWMDVVSDHVHGHGLAICGNGAAVVDLHGGAGSHRFVKLRELRREDALDVVHVLRDAAPGTSFAVERTGGLHHEPTYPPLHLEPGESVAPAEKLLAEDSDAADQPVLKVLAYHPELAPDEFLTVARAAVDGRVEITRSSPSALLEISGPGVSKASTLELCCAERGITPAEVVAFGDMPNDIEMLSWAGTSYAMGNAHPDVIAAASGRTVANNEDGVAVVIEQILQDRLTG, encoded by the coding sequence GTGACCTCAGCTACCCCACGGCCCAGGACCCCGGCCGCCTCCGTCCCGCACCGACCCACGGCACGGCTGATCGCCACGGACCTGGACGGCACGCTGCTGCGCGACGACAAGTCCGTCTCTGACCGCACCGTGGCCGCGCTAGCCGCCGCCGAGGAGGCCGGCATCGAGGTCTTCTTCGTGACCGGCCGCCCGGCCCGCTGGATGGATGTCGTCAGCGACCACGTCCACGGCCACGGCCTCGCCATCTGCGGCAACGGCGCGGCCGTCGTCGATCTGCACGGCGGCGCCGGCAGCCATCGCTTCGTCAAGCTGCGGGAGCTGCGGCGCGAGGACGCGCTCGACGTCGTGCACGTCCTGCGCGACGCGGCCCCCGGCACGTCCTTCGCGGTCGAGCGCACGGGCGGGCTGCACCACGAACCGACGTACCCGCCCCTGCACTTGGAGCCCGGGGAGAGCGTCGCGCCCGCCGAGAAGCTTCTGGCGGAGGACTCCGACGCCGCGGACCAGCCCGTCCTGAAGGTCCTCGCCTACCACCCCGAGCTCGCGCCCGACGAGTTCCTCACCGTGGCCCGCGCCGCTGTGGACGGCCGCGTCGAGATCACCCGCTCGAGCCCGAGCGCGCTCCTGGAGATCAGCGGCCCCGGCGTCTCCAAGGCCAGCACCCTGGAGCTGTGCTGCGCCGAGCGCGGCATCACGCCCGCTGAGGTCGTCGCCTTCGGCGACATGCCGAACGACATCGAGATGCTCTCCTGGGCGGGCACTTCGTACGCGATGGGCAACGCGCACCCGGACGTGATCGCCGCCGCGTCGGGGCGCACGGTGGCCAACAACGAAGACGGCGTCGCGGTCGTCATCGAGCAGATCCTGCAGGACCGGCTGACCGGCTGA
- a CDS encoding M23 family metallopeptidase, protein MRLSHRGIHPLVAVSVLLCALLVPTPASASEGPGASAEVARLYEEASAATVHYEAGQRAAEVQRAEVRKLDRLLTKEQHAVAVLHGDLGRMASAQYRTGGGLPQTAQLLLADSPEELMRGQRVLWQADLAVNNAVIKTQRAAARLADAKHAADRAKRTLDRRNAHLAKLKRGIESKLASAQWALQGEADRSVAAGQCRGAVRLEQPQIVDTRAWVPPVETYELSAGFGSAGARWASRHTGQDFAVGIGAPVRSVGAGRVVKVSCGGAFGIEVVVEHEGGYYTQYAHLSAVTVDQGELVAPGQWVGQAGTTGNSTGPHLHFEVRLTPYLGSGIDPATWLAERGVPL, encoded by the coding sequence ATGCGCCTGAGCCACCGCGGTATCCACCCTCTCGTCGCCGTGTCGGTACTGCTGTGCGCGCTCCTCGTCCCCACGCCGGCCTCTGCCTCCGAAGGGCCGGGCGCCAGTGCCGAGGTGGCGCGGCTCTACGAAGAGGCGTCCGCGGCGACCGTGCACTACGAAGCGGGGCAGCGGGCCGCAGAGGTGCAGCGGGCCGAGGTCCGGAAACTGGACCGACTCCTCACGAAGGAGCAGCACGCCGTCGCGGTGCTGCACGGCGACCTCGGCCGGATGGCCAGCGCGCAGTACCGCACCGGTGGCGGACTCCCCCAGACCGCCCAACTGCTGCTCGCCGACAGCCCCGAGGAACTGATGCGAGGTCAGCGGGTCCTGTGGCAGGCGGATCTCGCGGTCAACAACGCCGTCATCAAGACCCAGCGGGCAGCCGCCAGACTCGCCGACGCCAAGCACGCGGCGGACCGGGCCAAGCGCACGCTCGACCGGCGCAACGCACATCTGGCGAAGCTGAAGCGCGGCATCGAGAGCAAGCTGGCGTCGGCGCAGTGGGCCCTTCAGGGCGAGGCCGACCGGTCCGTGGCCGCCGGGCAGTGCCGCGGTGCCGTACGCCTGGAGCAGCCGCAAATCGTCGACACGCGCGCGTGGGTGCCGCCTGTGGAGACGTACGAACTCTCGGCGGGCTTCGGCAGTGCGGGCGCGCGCTGGGCGAGCCGGCACACGGGGCAGGACTTCGCGGTCGGCATCGGGGCACCGGTGCGGTCGGTCGGCGCGGGCCGGGTGGTGAAGGTGTCGTGCGGGGGCGCCTTCGGCATCGAGGTCGTGGTGGAGCACGAGGGCGGCTACTACACGCAGTACGCGCATCTGTCCGCCGTCACCGTCGACCAGGGGGAGCTGGTGGCTCCGGGGCAGTGGGTCGGGCAGGCGGGCACGACGGGCAACTCGACGGGGCCGCACCTCCACTTCGAGGTGCGGCTCACGCCGTATCTGGGGTCCGGGATCGATCCGGCGACGTGGCTGGCCGAGCGGGGGGTGCCGCTCTGA
- a CDS encoding GAF domain-containing sensor histidine kinase has translation MSAPSASAASPPPDGTPDPIEAAKRATRSLQGLSPELTARVPQLLEAMRSVGAGLELHTTLDRICETAAELADAHYAAIGVVSEDGKGLSDFVHTGIDEETAERIGHLPDGHKGLLGALIHQPETLRLADLSADPRSCGFPANHPPMRTFLGVPIRVQGEIFGNLYLTEKRDGAEFNEYDVHMVRVLATEAGIAIGNARLYEAAMQRERWIDGSVAVTTALLSGSDAEEALSVVAEQARHLADSAAGIVLLPEDEGGMEIVAVSSDEPLAALGMVIPAESRIVTDLLAGESVFVDDAATDPRIMTDLARGYGPVMMLPLQSDGRVMGTLVTPRARGARPFSETERTLATQFASQAALALMMAEAQRDRERLAVYEDRDRIARDLHDLVIQRLFATGMMLESAQRRSVVPEVRTGVGKAVDELDVTIQEIRTAIFALQQGPAEAPSGLRTRVLREINMAAVPLGFKPSHHFVGPVDTVVGELAGKNLIAALREALSNAFRHARADRIDVVVDATVILPDGQQGVRLTVSDDGVGIAQGGRRSGLKNLKRRAESLGGDSWYGPGIGEDGGGTTVVWQAPY, from the coding sequence ATGTCAGCCCCATCGGCCTCCGCCGCCTCACCGCCTCCCGACGGCACTCCGGACCCGATCGAGGCGGCGAAGCGGGCGACCCGCAGCCTCCAGGGGCTCTCCCCCGAGCTGACCGCGCGGGTGCCGCAGCTGCTCGAGGCGATGCGGTCGGTCGGCGCCGGGCTCGAACTGCACACCACGCTCGACCGCATCTGCGAGACGGCCGCCGAGCTCGCGGACGCCCACTACGCGGCCATCGGCGTCGTCTCCGAGGACGGCAAGGGGCTCTCGGACTTCGTCCACACCGGCATCGACGAGGAGACGGCCGAACGGATCGGGCACCTCCCCGACGGACACAAGGGGCTGCTCGGCGCCCTCATTCACCAGCCCGAGACCCTCCGCCTCGCGGACCTCTCCGCCGACCCGCGCTCCTGCGGCTTCCCGGCGAACCATCCGCCGATGCGGACCTTCCTCGGCGTCCCCATCCGCGTCCAGGGCGAGATCTTCGGCAACCTCTATCTCACCGAGAAGCGGGACGGCGCCGAGTTCAACGAGTACGACGTGCACATGGTCCGCGTGCTCGCCACGGAGGCGGGGATCGCCATCGGCAACGCACGCCTCTACGAAGCCGCCATGCAGCGCGAGCGCTGGATCGACGGCTCCGTGGCCGTCACCACGGCGCTGCTCTCGGGCAGCGACGCGGAAGAGGCCCTCTCCGTAGTGGCCGAACAAGCCCGGCATCTCGCCGACTCGGCCGCCGGGATCGTGCTGCTGCCCGAGGACGAGGGCGGCATGGAGATCGTCGCCGTCTCCTCGGACGAACCCCTGGCCGCGCTCGGCATGGTCATCCCCGCGGAGAGCCGGATCGTCACCGATCTCCTGGCCGGGGAGTCCGTGTTCGTCGACGACGCGGCCACGGACCCGCGGATCATGACCGACCTCGCCCGCGGATACGGCCCCGTGATGATGCTGCCGCTGCAGAGCGACGGCCGTGTCATGGGGACGCTCGTGACGCCACGCGCGCGTGGGGCCCGCCCGTTCAGCGAGACCGAGCGGACGCTGGCCACCCAGTTCGCCTCGCAGGCCGCGCTCGCCCTGATGATGGCCGAGGCGCAGCGCGACCGTGAACGGCTCGCCGTGTACGAGGACCGGGACCGCATCGCACGGGACCTGCACGACCTGGTGATCCAGCGCCTGTTCGCCACCGGGATGATGCTGGAGAGCGCCCAGCGCAGGTCCGTCGTCCCCGAGGTGCGGACCGGCGTGGGCAAGGCCGTCGACGAGCTCGACGTGACGATCCAGGAGATCCGTACGGCGATCTTCGCCTTGCAGCAGGGGCCCGCTGAGGCCCCTTCGGGGCTGCGTACACGTGTCCTGCGCGAGATCAACATGGCTGCCGTGCCGCTCGGCTTCAAGCCGTCGCACCACTTCGTGGGGCCCGTCGACACGGTGGTCGGCGAGCTCGCGGGCAAGAACCTCATCGCCGCGCTCCGGGAGGCGCTGTCCAACGCGTTCCGGCATGCGCGGGCCGACCGCATCGACGTCGTCGTCGACGCGACGGTGATCCTGCCCGACGGGCAGCAGGGCGTACGTCTGACGGTCTCGGACGATGGCGTCGGCATCGCGCAGGGCGGCCGGCGCAGCGGCCTGAAGAACCTCAAGAGGCGTGCGGAGTCGCTGGGCGGCGACAGTTGGTACGGGCCGGGCATCGGTGAGGACGGCGGCGGTACGACGGTGGTGTGGCAGGCGCCGTACTGA
- a CDS encoding ABC transporter ATP-binding protein encodes MIATESLSKRFPRVTALDRLSMDIGPGVTGLVGANGAGKSTLIKILLGLSPATEGTAAVLGLDVATCGGQIRERVGYMPEHDCLPPDVSATEFVVHMARMSGLPPAAARERTADTLRHVGLYEERYRPIGGYSTGMKQRVKLAQALVHDPDLVFLDEPTNGLDPVGRDEMLGLIRRVHTDFGISVLVTSHLLGELERTCDHVVVIDGGKLLRSSSTTDFTQTTTTLAVEVTDTDEHPDGTSALREALKGRGVATHEGGTLPGAGHTVLLEAEGEETYDLVRDLVADLGLGLVRMEQRRHHIAEVFHSGQSDQADDADHADHEAEGKEAVRHGG; translated from the coding sequence GTGATCGCGACCGAAAGCCTGAGCAAGCGGTTCCCGAGGGTGACCGCGCTTGACCGGCTCTCCATGGATATCGGGCCCGGTGTGACCGGACTCGTCGGAGCCAATGGAGCCGGCAAGTCCACACTGATCAAGATCTTGCTGGGTCTGTCCCCCGCCACGGAGGGCACGGCCGCCGTGCTCGGACTCGACGTCGCAACGTGCGGCGGCCAGATCCGTGAGCGCGTCGGCTACATGCCCGAGCACGACTGCCTGCCGCCCGACGTGTCGGCCACCGAGTTCGTCGTCCACATGGCGCGCATGTCGGGGCTGCCACCCGCCGCGGCCCGTGAGCGGACGGCGGACACCCTGCGGCACGTGGGTCTGTACGAGGAGCGCTACCGCCCCATCGGGGGCTATTCGACGGGCATGAAGCAGCGCGTGAAACTCGCGCAGGCGCTTGTGCACGACCCCGACCTGGTCTTCCTGGACGAGCCGACCAACGGCCTCGATCCCGTGGGCCGTGACGAGATGCTGGGCCTCATCCGCCGGGTCCACACGGACTTCGGCATCTCCGTCCTGGTCACCTCGCACCTCCTCGGCGAGCTGGAGCGCACCTGTGACCACGTCGTCGTCATCGACGGCGGCAAGCTGCTGCGCTCCAGCTCCACCACCGACTTCACCCAGACCACCACGACGCTGGCCGTCGAGGTGACGGACACCGACGAACACCCGGACGGCACCAGCGCGTTGCGCGAGGCACTGAAGGGGCGCGGGGTCGCCACCCACGAGGGCGGCACCCTGCCCGGCGCCGGGCACACCGTGCTGCTCGAAGCGGAGGGCGAGGAGACGTACGACCTGGTGCGCGACCTCGTCGCGGACCTCGGCCTCGGCCTCGTCCGGATGGAACAGCGCAGGCACCACATCGCGGAGGTCTTCCACTCCGGTCAGTCCGATCAAGCCGATGACGCCGATCACGCCGATCACGAAGCAGAGGGGAAGGAGGCGGTCCGCCATGGCGGTTGA
- a CDS encoding M24 family metallopeptidase gives MTSAVAGELSAELRGFREVQTLAYECAEAVAAQLKPGVTEREAARMQREWLRERGVRDWFHLPFAWFGDRTAFVNFRIPLQFFPTNRRLEPGMPFILDMAPVYKGYTADIGYSGCLGLNPVHDKLLADLEAHRELILREVRERRPLREIYEDVDRLMVRQGYANRHRAYPFGVIAHKVDRVKERRLTPHVFGFGTQSLKGLASDAIHGHRDGWSPLWSPYKFSDHSPQKGLWAVEPHLGFRGTGAKFEEILVVTDSKDPEQSAFWLDDDLPHVRRWAEERAVA, from the coding sequence ATGACCTCAGCAGTGGCAGGCGAACTCTCGGCGGAACTGCGGGGGTTCAGGGAAGTGCAGACCCTCGCGTATGAATGCGCGGAGGCGGTCGCGGCGCAGCTCAAGCCGGGGGTGACCGAGCGCGAGGCGGCGCGGATGCAGCGTGAGTGGCTGCGCGAGCGGGGCGTGCGGGACTGGTTCCACCTGCCCTTCGCCTGGTTCGGGGACCGCACGGCGTTCGTGAACTTCCGGATACCGCTGCAGTTCTTCCCCACCAACCGCAGGCTGGAGCCGGGGATGCCCTTCATCCTCGACATGGCCCCGGTCTACAAGGGATATACGGCGGATATCGGCTACTCGGGCTGTCTCGGCCTCAACCCCGTGCACGACAAGCTGCTCGCGGACCTCGAGGCGCACCGCGAGCTGATCCTGCGCGAGGTGCGCGAGCGCCGCCCGTTGCGCGAGATCTATGAGGACGTGGACCGCCTCATGGTCCGCCAGGGGTACGCCAACCGCCACCGCGCGTATCCCTTCGGCGTCATCGCGCACAAGGTCGACCGGGTGAAGGAGCGCCGCCTGACGCCGCATGTCTTCGGCTTCGGCACCCAGTCCCTCAAGGGCCTGGCGAGCGACGCGATCCATGGCCACCGGGACGGCTGGTCGCCGCTCTGGTCGCCGTACAAATTCTCCGACCACTCGCCTCAGAAGGGGCTGTGGGCGGTCGAGCCGCACCTCGGATTCAGGGGTACGGGCGCGAAGTTCGAGGAGATCCTGGTCGTCACCGACTCCAAGGACCCCGAGCAGAGCGCCTTCTGGCTGGACGACGATCTGCCGCATGTGCGGCGCTGGGCTGAGGAAAGGGCCGTCGCATGA
- a CDS encoding metal-dependent hydrolase: MSTEKNAETNTEEHYTIVPRRVSFDWEETPLHWIPDEPTATHVINVLHLLLPAGERWFVKVFKEGLPLVTDPVLLKDVKGFMGQEATHSVQHAHVLDHLAAQRLDTAAFTKYVDLLFEKILGEKPPLGAPIPTQEWLRYRLSVVAAIEQFTAVLGNWVLHAEGLDHANADEVMLDLLRWHGAEEVEHRSVAFDMYQHCGGEGLPRYARRIAGMAVTAPVMLYLWVWGTAYLMRRDPQLAGRLRYSLAQHNRAVRKGLLPTWRELGAAIPRYLRRSYHPSQEGSLRRAVEYLAESPAARAAAAAVGRAAIA; encoded by the coding sequence GTGAGCACGGAGAAGAACGCCGAGACGAACACCGAGGAGCACTACACGATCGTTCCGCGCCGGGTCTCCTTCGACTGGGAAGAGACCCCGCTGCACTGGATACCGGACGAGCCCACCGCCACCCACGTCATCAACGTGCTGCATCTGCTGCTGCCGGCGGGGGAGCGGTGGTTCGTGAAGGTCTTCAAGGAAGGCCTGCCCTTGGTCACCGATCCGGTACTGCTCAAGGACGTCAAAGGGTTCATGGGCCAGGAGGCCACGCACAGCGTGCAGCACGCGCATGTGCTCGACCACCTGGCTGCGCAGCGGCTCGACACCGCGGCGTTCACCAAGTACGTCGACCTGCTCTTCGAGAAGATCCTCGGCGAGAAGCCGCCGCTCGGGGCGCCGATACCGACGCAGGAGTGGCTGCGCTACCGCCTGTCGGTCGTCGCGGCGATCGAGCAGTTCACCGCAGTCCTGGGCAACTGGGTGCTGCACGCCGAGGGCCTGGACCACGCGAACGCCGACGAGGTCATGCTGGACCTGCTGCGCTGGCACGGCGCGGAGGAGGTCGAGCACCGCTCGGTCGCCTTCGACATGTACCAGCACTGCGGCGGCGAGGGCCTGCCCCGCTACGCCCGTCGTATCGCGGGCATGGCGGTCACGGCACCCGTGATGCTGTACCTGTGGGTCTGGGGCACGGCCTATCTGATGCGCCGCGACCCGCAGCTGGCGGGACGCCTGCGCTACTCCCTGGCCCAGCACAACAGGGCGGTGCGCAAGGGTCTGCTGCCCACATGGCGTGAGCTGGGTGCGGCGATACCCCGCTATCTGCGGCGGTCGTACCATCCCTCGCAGGAGGGCTCCCTGCGCAGGGCCGTGGAGTATCTGGCCGAGTCGCCCGCGGCGCGGGCCGCGGCGGCCGCTGTCGGCAGGGCGGCCATCGCCTAG
- a CDS encoding SDR family oxidoreductase → MNTGGFTNGVAKGLTGARERWVRTGGVELCVAELGDPTQPTVLLVHGYPDSKEVWSEVAERLADRFHVVLYDVRGHGRSTAPKPLRGGFTLEKLTDDFLAVADAVSPDKPVHLVGHDWGSVQSWEFVTVRRTEGRIASFTSMSGPSLDHFGHWIKKRMSRPTPRKVGQLLGQGAKSWYVYMLHTPVLPELAWRGPLGKQWPKILQRVEKVPAGDYPTPSLPSDAAHGAWLYRDNVRARLRRPRADAYAHAPVQLITPSGDIFLSERLYDELELWAPQLVRRSLPAKHWVPRTRPDQLAGWISEFVTTNEDGVPANDSVATGKHADRFGGQLVLVTGAGSGIGRATAFAFAEAGARVVAVDRDAESAARTAEMSRLIGAPQAWGETVDVSDEQAMEKLAEKVAGEYGIVDVLVNNAGIGLSGSFLDTSAEDWKKVLDVNLWGVIHGCRLFGRQMAERGQGGHIVNTASAAAYQPSKALPAYSTSKAAVLMLSECLRAELAGQGIGVSAICPGFVNTNITATSRFVGVDTDEEKRRQKKTSRLYGLRNYPPEKVADAVLRAVVKNQAVVPVTPEARGAHFMSRFTPKALRAIARLEPPL, encoded by the coding sequence ATGAACACGGGGGGATTCACCAACGGAGTCGCCAAGGGACTCACCGGCGCGCGCGAGCGCTGGGTGCGTACGGGCGGAGTGGAGCTGTGCGTCGCCGAACTCGGCGACCCCACGCAGCCCACAGTTCTGCTCGTGCACGGCTATCCGGACTCCAAGGAGGTGTGGTCAGAGGTCGCCGAGCGTCTCGCCGACCGCTTCCATGTCGTCCTGTACGACGTGCGCGGGCACGGCAGGTCGACGGCCCCGAAGCCGCTGCGCGGCGGCTTCACCCTGGAGAAGCTGACCGACGACTTCCTGGCCGTCGCCGACGCGGTGAGCCCGGACAAGCCGGTGCACCTGGTCGGGCACGACTGGGGTTCGGTGCAGTCCTGGGAGTTCGTCACGGTCAGGCGGACGGAGGGGCGGATCGCCTCCTTCACCTCGATGTCGGGGCCCTCGCTCGATCACTTCGGGCACTGGATCAAGAAGCGGATGTCCCGGCCGACTCCGCGCAAGGTCGGTCAACTGCTCGGCCAGGGCGCCAAGTCCTGGTACGTGTACATGCTGCACACGCCGGTGCTCCCCGAGCTGGCCTGGCGCGGGCCGCTCGGCAAGCAGTGGCCGAAGATCCTCCAGCGCGTGGAGAAGGTCCCGGCGGGCGACTATCCGACGCCGTCGCTGCCCTCGGACGCCGCGCACGGCGCCTGGCTCTACCGGGACAACGTCCGCGCCCGGTTGCGCAGGCCCCGCGCGGACGCCTACGCGCACGCGCCCGTGCAGCTCATCACGCCGTCCGGGGACATCTTCCTTTCGGAGCGGCTCTATGACGAACTGGAGCTCTGGGCCCCGCAGTTGGTCCGCCGCAGCCTGCCGGCCAAGCACTGGGTGCCACGCACCCGGCCCGACCAACTGGCCGGCTGGATCAGCGAGTTCGTGACGACCAACGAGGACGGCGTGCCCGCCAACGACAGTGTGGCCACCGGGAAGCACGCCGATCGTTTCGGCGGCCAGCTGGTCCTGGTCACGGGCGCGGGCAGCGGCATCGGCCGGGCCACCGCCTTCGCGTTCGCCGAGGCGGGGGCGCGCGTGGTGGCCGTCGACCGGGACGCGGAGAGCGCGGCGCGCACGGCGGAGATGTCCCGCCTGATCGGCGCCCCGCAGGCCTGGGGCGAGACGGTCGACGTCAGCGACGAGCAGGCCATGGAGAAGCTCGCCGAGAAGGTCGCCGGGGAGTACGGCATCGTCGACGTCCTGGTGAACAACGCGGGCATAGGCCTCTCCGGCTCGTTCCTCGACACGAGCGCCGAGGACTGGAAGAAGGTCCTGGACGTCAATCTGTGGGGCGTGATCCACGGCTGCCGGCTCTTCGGCAGGCAGATGGCCGAGCGCGGCCAGGGCGGTCACATCGTGAACACCGCGTCCGCGGCGGCGTACCAGCCGTCGAAGGCGCTGCCCGCCTACAGCACGTCCAAGGCGGCGGTCCTGATGCTCAGCGAGTGCCTGCGCGCCGAGCTCGCGGGCCAGGGCATCGGGGTCTCCGCGATATGCCCGGGCTTCGTGAACACGAACATCACGGCGACGTCCCGCTTCGTCGGTGTCGACACCGACGAGGAGAAGCGCCGCCAGAAGAAGACGTCGCGGCTGTACGGCCTGCGCAACTACCCGCCGGAGAAGGTCGCCGACGCGGTCCTGCGCGCGGTCGTCAAGAACCAGGCGGTGGTCCCGGTCACTCCGGAGGCCCGCGGCGCCCACTTCATGTCCCGCTTCACTCCCAAGGCCCTGCGTGCGATAGCCCGATTGGAGCCACCGTTGTGA
- a CDS encoding RNA 2'-phosphotransferase, which translates to MIGEPPADERRTVKVSKYLSKHLRHQPERIGLTLDESGWVEIDTLIAAAARHGFRFTRSELDHVVAANDKQRFAVENGRIRASQGHSIDVDLKLPPATPPAYLFHGTVARNVAAIRAEGLRPMNRHAVHLSPDRETATRVGARRGRPVVLSVDAGAMHRDGHTFQVSANGVWLTAAVPPGYLRFPDRH; encoded by the coding sequence GTGATTGGAGAACCCCCCGCCGACGAACGACGCACCGTGAAGGTGTCGAAATACCTGTCGAAACACCTGCGCCATCAGCCCGAGCGGATCGGTCTCACGCTCGACGAGAGCGGGTGGGTGGAGATCGACACCCTCATCGCCGCGGCCGCACGGCACGGATTCCGCTTCACCCGCTCCGAGCTCGACCATGTGGTGGCCGCCAACGACAAACAGCGCTTCGCCGTCGAGAACGGCCGGATCCGCGCCAGCCAGGGCCACTCGATCGACGTGGACCTCAAACTGCCGCCGGCGACCCCGCCCGCGTATCTCTTCCACGGCACAGTGGCCCGCAATGTCGCCGCGATCCGCGCCGAGGGCCTACGGCCCATGAACCGCCATGCCGTGCATCTCTCGCCCGACCGCGAGACCGCCACCCGGGTCGGCGCCCGCCGCGGCCGCCCCGTCGTGCTCTCCGTGGACGCGGGGGCGATGCACCGCGACGGGCACACCTTCCAGGTCAGCGCCAACGGCGTCTGGCTCACCGCCGCCGTGCCACCCGGCTATCTCCGCTTTCCCGACCGGCACTGA
- a CDS encoding MerR family transcriptional regulator: protein MEHHGTGHRPVEYRIEDLAHHSGATVRTIRAYQDRGLLPRPERRGRANVYGDAHLARLRQIADLLDRGYTLASIKELLEAWDAGRGLGGVLGLAAEVGGPWTDEKADRITRAELDAAFGGKPDDAAVADAVALGVLEPMPGRDDEYLVPSPQELAVAVELHAAGVPLLAISGHLRELRGQVEHIASRFLEFTTEHVFARYLGHHPPTDADAAEAASLVRRLRPLAQQSVDAELARAMRLFATRHLQQHLTSGVPASRTDEALPVALPASTTRAVEALVGRENVAAFIAAATERELQARTLDSLAATHTNPGSVAQST, encoded by the coding sequence GTGGAGCACCACGGCACGGGGCACAGACCGGTGGAGTACCGCATCGAGGACCTGGCGCATCACAGCGGCGCCACGGTGCGTACGATCCGCGCCTACCAGGACCGGGGGCTGCTCCCCCGGCCGGAGCGGCGCGGGCGGGCCAATGTGTACGGCGACGCGCATCTGGCGCGGTTGAGGCAGATCGCCGATCTGCTCGACCGCGGCTACACCCTGGCCTCCATCAAGGAGCTGCTTGAGGCCTGGGACGCGGGCCGCGGTCTCGGCGGTGTGCTGGGGCTGGCCGCGGAGGTCGGCGGTCCATGGACGGACGAGAAGGCCGACCGGATCACGCGGGCTGAGCTGGACGCGGCGTTCGGCGGCAAGCCGGACGACGCGGCGGTCGCCGACGCGGTCGCCCTCGGCGTGCTGGAGCCGATGCCGGGGCGGGACGACGAGTACTTGGTTCCGAGTCCTCAAGAGCTCGCCGTGGCCGTGGAGTTGCACGCGGCGGGAGTTCCGCTTCTGGCAATCTCCGGGCATCTGCGGGAGTTGAGGGGGCAGGTGGAGCACATAGCCTCCCGTTTCCTCGAGTTCACCACCGAGCATGTCTTCGCGCGCTATCTCGGCCACCACCCGCCGACCGATGCAGATGCCGCAGAGGCGGCTTCGCTCGTCCGTCGGCTGCGGCCACTGGCGCAGCAGTCGGTCGACGCCGAACTGGCCCGAGCCATGCGTCTGTTCGCCACCCGCCACCTCCAGCAGCACCTCACATCGGGAGTGCCCGCATCTCGTACGGATGAGGCGCTTCCCGTAGCGCTTCCCGCGTCGACAACCCGGGCCGTGGAAGCCCTGGTTGGTCGGGAGAACGTCGCGGCGTTCATCGCGGCGGCCACCGAACGTGAGCTGCAGGCCAGGACATTGGACTCACTTGCCGCAACTCATACCAATCCAGGATCTGTTGCTCAAAGCACCTAA